The segment aaaaggattgcgattaaatatttatactaACGACGATCAGTCATCAAAAGAACCTGCGCTATGGAAGTTCAAGTTATGCAAGATTGATAAGAATTGgcgattaatattttattgcccaagttttttttttcgattttcgactttttaaaAGGAAGATGAATCAATCAAGTTTTTTGcgttaaatattcaaaaataatagaaactTCGCGATATACTAACGGCATTTGGTccgttattaaaaaattattcatgaaacatgaaaaaatatgtaaataaaacattGATAACCTCTTATGACGACGTATGACGATGACGActatgtttgtttattttttgcgcacaaaaaaaaaacgaaggaaatAATAAactctatttttgttttcaattaaaagtggCAGATCTCGtgatttttcgttcaatttatTTGCCATTTAGTGAATTGACTCAAATCAAAAACGTGCGCCGATTTtagtttggaaaaataaaaaacattgacATTGATTGATTTGCACTAAAAAGCAAAATCTATCTGAAATGTTTCGTAAATAAAATCGTATAAATCCTGAAGGCAGGAATAAAGTTGCATTGTCATCAGATCAACGCCTTTAAATCGTTGAATTCGATTAAATACGAGAGGAAAATactatatttgtatttttttacaaacacgtaaggatataaaataaaacgaggAAGAGGATATGTGCATAgtttttcatatcaaatttaactttaactttttatgataaatactCATATGTTAACACTCGACCTACTAAAAGGGATCTAAAGATAAAGACAGATATATGATAATGTTCTGTGAAAAGTTTTGAGAATGtaataaaatgcaagaaaagtgGATTTTCTGAATAATAAGGGGAAAGGTTTTCGAATCAAAAAGTGATAACgatcaaaagtttaaatgaCTCTTGAAGAATTTTCGTGGTTGAAAGTTTCAAAGTGAAACCAAAAGTTTAAAGAGATGATATTTAGTGAAATTCTCTAAAGAGAtcaaaattcgataaatttgtttaattttctatttttaacaacaaattttgaagttatttaacacattttcaatactttaagatttttttttatctcaaactttaaaaaaaattatttaaaataattaaaagtttgaaatatttaaaaattaattaaaaaaacaaggcgtcatccattaaaggCGTCAGCAGTTTAGGGGGGGGGTGGGgttcatcaaatttacgaCGGATTCCGACGAGGGGGGAGGGGGGTAAACAGAAATAAACGACGTCGTAAAAATATGCCATATtcacgatttaaaaaatttccgttttgaattatttaaaataatttttgaagtatttcagacttattttcaaatttttatttaattgagttttttttcaaatttttcacgagctttttttgaaatttgaactggtactaaaaatttccttctcaGTGAGGGGGGTcacgtcgtaaattaggggggGTTGTTGGATTTCGACGGTTTACGATTAtagggggggtgggggtcaaaaaattcccttttttgCCGACGcctttaatggatgacgcccaagtatttttttaaatgttgagacaatttaaaaatagaaatatttatgaatataaaaaggaaaaaaattatgaattgaaatgtattttttttttaattttttagattttaaaaaaaatgaaaatttcaaaattaacttaaattaatactcagattcaaatcaaaatcaaattcatGCCTCAGATCATTGTCAGTATTTGTTTCAGTCTTGATTTGAAAAGTAGGAAGTTATCTTATTTCTGAAGGGAGGCTGTTGAAGAAGTTTATCCCGTCATGAAAAACACTGTCTCGTGAGTAGTTTATTCGAGACAATGGGATTTGTAATCTGGACCTTCTTCTTGTGTCGTGGTTATGTCGGTCCTGAACAAGAGGAATTGACAGATTTGTCCTCAATAGcccttttgtcattttgtatatcGGCATTGCTTGTTCGTATTTAATCATGTCATTCACTTTAAGGTTAAAAGTGAGTTTCGAAAAAGGTTTCCCCGACTCTCCAAATGTTACTTTGTTTGATCtcgaattcatttttaatctaGATATCATTCCATTGACTCAGAGTCTTTTAAGAAACTAAAAGCGTTTGTTACTTGAGAACTGTCAAGTAGTTTGGAAGCAGattcttttttgctttgtaGATAATGACTTTAACTTAGCAGTTCTGTTAACTCCAATTTGTCACTTATCCTTCTGTATCTCTTTCcttgagtcaaaaaaattttttgtaatgtttcaatttcatcctttttgttcaaaaataaaaagcagtaaaagtaaaagtaaaagaatCAGTTTTATTTGTGACGCCAATTTCCTCGTTAATCTTGCTAAGCTCTGAAAACATTTAAGAAATCCACAATTATTTCGCTTGATTTTCTAATTTAGCTTAATACCTTACTCCGCCAGATTGTATGAAGAATTTGGCTGTAACCTTGAGTCGTTATACAAATATGTCATTCATCCTAAAATATATTAAGGATAATAAATAAGCTTACCTaccatataaaatttataaaattttccattcattaATCCTCGCTGATGGCACTTTTCAAAGAGATACCTAAGAGAAAGaagaatttcagtcaaaataaGAAATCAATCAGTTTTATCAagatttaccaaatttttaagaggAAGAGAAGATTGAAACATCTCAGTTATCGAGTCCTTTTTCTAATTATCACACTCAAGTAAATTACCTTGTTTGGGTTGTTTTTCTGTTTATTGTCCCCTTTCGGTGCGAAAAGCgttaataattatgaaattccGAGTAAAAGTCATCATCGTATCAAGCATCAAATTATATACAGCAATTTCACTCCTACTATGTTTACTTCAATCCTTTTCACAATATTTACCTACAACgaagttgaaattaaatattttctgtgcaaaaataaaattttatagaacgAATATgatacgtttaaaaaaattatataacaccaaaaaaaaaatctgttgattaaaacttaattaaaaaatttgtgtttgttcattaaatatcaaaaaatgaacacaAAATGACTAATTACGGCATAATAAATTCACGCCTCATGGTTTAAATGGACAACTAATCTATGcaagaattttattgcaatgcaaatttttcgaattctaTCGGCAGTTACGTAATTCATTAATAGAGAGCGGCATGTTTTTATGCGATAAGAATGTGTTAGAACAAGAGGCACGTTGTTTGACGTTTCTctatcaataaaaaagaacTTATCAAAAACATGAATGAGAGATGCCACATGTAGagaaaaaatacgaagaaaaaaatgtaaataaatattttttttattcacatcaGTCAGTAGTTGTTGAAACGTTGAACGAATAAGATCGTTtagaagtttaaataaaattaatttttttttgaagattcgtagttttgtgtgaaaagttgaaatatgGCTTCGAAAGTACAATCTCATGCCAATGGGCATACAAATGGTACGAAAAATGGCATGGAAAACGGAAATGGAtataaaaatggagaaaatggCAATAAAAGTGAAGAAGAGATTGAGAAGGAATATGAAGAAAgtgttgaagaaattaaaaagttgacaaggtttgatttaatttaatttcatgaagttgctttgaaaattacttatgaaatatttaaagttgtcgcattttgatttaaaaaaaaatatttgaaattttttacccaatgcacattttaaaagttttttttaaattattcaaaacttttaaccCAAGGCACAatctaaattttcagaattatttttttatatttttttttgggtaaaatttttagatttgtgaaaaaaatttgcatagggttaaaattaaaaattaactaaattaaaaatatgcactgggctaaatatttttaatttagttaatttttaattttcgccttatgcaattttttttctcaaatctaaaaattttacccaatgcaaaatctgaagttttaaatctaaaattattaaaaatttacattaaattaattttttttttaatttttcaaaattttttttacccaatgcatatttttatcttaattttaaaaatttgcccattaaacattttcaaaatttttaatttagtttttttgacccaatgcaaattttaaaatattaaacttaaaatacaCTTCAGAACATCTAcccaatataaattttaaatttttatctcaatgcaaaatttaaaaattcaccccagtgcacattttataatttttcacttcttcATAATGcgacaaaatatcaaaaaatcataaaatttagttaaaaacttaccttcaaattttaatattttttttttaaatttttttttccaaaggtACGATGATGGAAGTGTCAAGCTGCGCAATCCCCATCTCGAGCTAATGGACCAAGATATTTTATACCATTTGGCCTTAGGTAGCGGTAGTCATGATTTACCCGAAATGTTTGGCGATGTtaaggtaaataaattttcttctttgtctTGTTTAATGATCTTTGCATTCATAATTTATTGGATGTCATTAACGCGTTTGTTCTTTCATTAAGAGATTATCTGTCTTATCCTGCTGAATTTTGTTAcaaccttttaattttttattagaaaagttGTTCGTTGTTTTCGTATCAAATATTAGAAGGTCGAGAATCAGTTgaacaaacaattatttttttgtttttgattattatcgtaataaaattgaaatttttttcattgtagtTTGTTTGTATGGGAGGCACACCGAAACGTATGGAGACATTTGCGCACTTCATTATGGATGAAATAGGTTACAAACTTCCCGCTGGAACGCAATTACAAGACATTAGTCAGTTTTCGTATCGGTATTCCATGTACAAGGTgagattttgacaatttttttaattaaattccttattttttacccaaaaaaaattattttcaaacattttgaatttttgtcccaatgcacattttatttttttttaatttcgataaaaaaaatgttttgacccaatgcacattttatttttttttaaatttcgataaaaaaaatttttttgacccaatgcacatttttttttttttttcgaaaaaaaaaaattttttttcagcacattttgaaaaatttcaatgcatattttaaattttttcgacccaatgaacataaaaatttttcaccccagctaacattttaatttttttttataattttattatgaaattaatttttttttaaaatttgaaatttcaaaattttgtctgcaaattaatttttttttaaaatttccattaaaatttttcccaagattaattttaatattttttttaaaatttttttaatttatttttaaacaaattttttttttttttttttgaaagcaatTTCTCAgtgaatttttgacccaatgcattttaaaattttttcaattttaaaaattataattttcaattttaaaatttttgacccaatgcacattctgaattattttattaactaaaaaaaacgttaaatttcaattttttcatgaaatttttcaggttGGTCCCGTTTTGTGCGTTTCTCACGGCATGGGAGTGCCATCTTTGGGCATTTTATTGCACGAAATCATCAAACTGATGTATCACGCGAAATGCAAGGACCCCGTTTTCATCCGAATCGGCACATGCGGCGGCATTGGCATCGACGGAGGCACCGTTGTGATCAGCGATGATGCTGTCGACGGACTTTTGCGCAGCGTTTACGAAGTGCCCGTACTCGGAGTCAACAAACAACGTCCCGCAGTGCTCGATAAACGTCTCGTGCGTGAAATTAAGTCCCTCGCAGACCCCGAAGACCCTTACGACACAATCGTGGGCAAGACAATGTGCTGCAACGACTTTTACGAGGGACAAGGACGACTCGATGGTGCCTTCTGCGATTTCACGGAAGccgaaaaaatggaatttttgcaACGGATATGCGATTTTGGTGTCGTCAACATCGAAATGGAGTGCACAATTTTCGCGGCGCTTACTCATCATGCGGGAATTAAGGCAGCAATTGTTTGTGTCGCTTTGCTGGATCGTTTGAAGGGCGATCAAGTGAGTTCGCCGAAGGAAGTTATGAACGAATGGCAATTACGCCCTCAAGCACTTGTCGCAAGATTCATTCGGAAACGCATGGCGCAAGCAGGACAGCTCAAACCGTTGTTGCATGCCGGCGGAAGCATCAAAAGTCCCCGCAGATTCAAATTGGTGCAACAAGAATCGGAAGCGCACGAATAAAAAACAGGTTTTCATCGTTgttgttaaacaaaaaaaattattaaaaaattaaattgatgttttttcaTATGGTtcccatttaaatttaatttttttcgaaaatgtcttttaaaaaaaatataaaaataggaATTGttcaattgttaaaaaaaaattgttaatatacacaaaaaaaagctttttcgaAGCTTTTGTCCTAAAAACGAGGctctacataaaaaaaactcctcCTATCACGGAGTTTCTCTTTTAAAAAGACTACTGCCAATGATacggaatattttttaaatttaaaactaaaaattatactCAAAAGTAGTCTTTCTTTATATACTGCAGttatacacaaaaatattaacattaacATATCTACTGAGTGTCACCGtactaaaatttacaaatattatcaaaaaaatattttttattaaaaattctgaaaaaataggtttttattaaaaaataacaaaaaaaaactgggaCCGTGTGTCGATCAATCAAGATATTATtccttttttgtataaaaaaaataattaaatattaattaattaaaaattaatataaaaatagacaaaatattaaacattccaaggataatttttaaaatttaattttaaaatattttttttttattttttttttataaaaaaaataatttaaataaaaaaataaatttaatttaataaaaaattaaatttatttttttttaaattatttttttataaataataattatcaattatttttaaataattaaatttaattaaaaattaataaataaatttatagttaaaaaataatttaaataaaaaatgaataaattttaaattaaatttaattttaaaatttaaaaaatttaattttacttaaaataaattaataaaaaaaactttaagttattttaattttaataaattttaattaataaatttaattaaatttaaaaattaaaaaaaaaatttatttaaaatatattttttttataaataaattttctatttaaattaattttttttaattaaataaaaattatttaaattaattaaattaaattattacaattcaatcaattaattaataattaaaaataattttttttaaatttaaatttatttaaatttcttaaattaattttttttttaaattaaataaaaatgccaattttcaaatctttcaaaaaaaaaatatatatatatataacaacatataacttataaaaaaaactatattaaTGTAAACTATTGTAtaaacttaaagaaaaaaaaaaaaaacaaaataatatatgaaaatttgcacCATTATTGCTTTTATAATTGCTGACAATAATTAAagcttagaaaattttaatttttttttacattttttaaaaatatttttaaattaaaaaaaaaataattttttattaaaaaaaaatattttaaaaaatatacaacatATTAGGCAGTTGCTGTgctttctatttaaaaactataaaaaataaacttaaatttaataacttttctttttttaaaaaaaaatctgtaaactATATTTATGGATAAAAGCCCGACAAAAGCGTAAaaaacaaagttaaaaaaattaaacattaaattttgtaatgtttaaaatattaaaaaaaatattatttttattatttaaattttaattaaaaataaataaaaaaaaacaaaaatttttttttcattttttttttatttaaaattaaatttgatttaaaaaaaataataaaatcaagataataaaaaaataatattaattataatttgcaATGTTAATTCcttttaatagtttaaatttattgttaaaactaaataaataattaagctTGTTAGATATAATTGACTTGTTGCTATGGAATTTATTCTCTTGATATTGAGAaacgattaaaataaataaataaataattattattaaattaattaattaaattaaatataaatgtattttaaagaaaCTGTTGTTTGAGGATTTAATAAagagagaaataaattaattaagaaaaaaaaaatttttttttaatatttttcgtcgtCAAGTCCGTTGctaagttacaaaaaaaaaacttttttgttattttctgtcaaaataattttttttaaaaataaaaaaataacaaaaaatggaagacGAAGTAATTTCAGGTCACAAAACTTTACTCCA is part of the Culicoides brevitarsis isolate CSIRO-B50_1 chromosome 3, AGI_CSIRO_Cbre_v1, whole genome shotgun sequence genome and harbors:
- the LOC134833777 gene encoding uridine phosphorylase 1 isoform X1; amino-acid sequence: MASKVQSHANGHTNGTKNGMENGNGYKNGENGNKSEEEIEKEYEESVEEIKKLTRYDDGSVKLRNPHLELMDQDILYHLALGSGSHDLPEMFGDVKFVCMGGTPKRMETFAHFIMDEIGYKLPAGTQLQDISQFSYRYSMYKVGPVLCVSHGMGVPSLGILLHEIIKLMYHAKCKDPVFIRIGTCGGIGIDGGTVVISDDAVDGLLRSVYEVPVLGVNKQRPAVLDKRLVREIKSLADPEDPYDTIVGKTMCCNDFYEGQGRLDGAFCDFTEAEKMEFLQRICDFGVVNIEMECTIFAALTHHAGIKAAIVCVALLDRLKGDQVSSPKEVMNEWQLRPQALVARFIRKRMAQAGQLKPLLHAGGSIKSPRRFKLVQQESEAHE
- the LOC134833777 gene encoding uridine phosphorylase 1 isoform X2, with translation MSRRLNERSLSDEEIDEYDDGSVKLRNPHLELMDQDILYHLALGSGSHDLPEMFGDVKFVCMGGTPKRMETFAHFIMDEIGYKLPAGTQLQDISQFSYRYSMYKVGPVLCVSHGMGVPSLGILLHEIIKLMYHAKCKDPVFIRIGTCGGIGIDGGTVVISDDAVDGLLRSVYEVPVLGVNKQRPAVLDKRLVREIKSLADPEDPYDTIVGKTMCCNDFYEGQGRLDGAFCDFTEAEKMEFLQRICDFGVVNIEMECTIFAALTHHAGIKAAIVCVALLDRLKGDQVSSPKEVMNEWQLRPQALVARFIRKRMAQAGQLKPLLHAGGSIKSPRRFKLVQQESEAHE